Proteins co-encoded in one Siniperca chuatsi isolate FFG_IHB_CAS linkage group LG11, ASM2008510v1, whole genome shotgun sequence genomic window:
- the btaf1 gene encoding TATA-binding protein-associated factor 172 isoform X2 gives MAVSRLDRLFILLDTGTTPVTRKAAAQQLGEVVKLHPHELNNLLSKVLTYLRSPNWDTRIAAGQAVEAIVKNIPEWDPAPKPKEESCEDLSPEDSSCDRLTFYHFDISRLLKHGASLLGSAGAEFELQDEKTGEMDPKERLVRQRKLLQKKLGLDMGAAIGMDTEELFNDEDLDYTCQPSGLRAHGSKATAGSSSRNHVPLQAAELIDSEFRPGMSSRQKNKAKRMAKLVAKQRSKDMDPNEKSNDSFEGEPEEKRRKTTNVVIDQPATEHKVLIDNVPDNSSLLEETHEWPLESFCEELCNDLFNPSWEVRHGAGTGLREILKSHGAGGGKLVGSTAEQMLRQHQEWIEDLVIRLLCVFALDRFGDFVSDEVVAPVRETCAQTLGVALRHMNESGVSMTVDVLLTLLKEDQWEVRHGGLLGIKYALAVRQDLISVLLPRVLPAVTVGLQDLDDDVRAVAASALIPVVEGLVQLLPNKVPFIVNTLWDSLLDLDDLTASTNSIMTLLSSLLIYPQVRQCSMQQSLTVLVPRVWPFLRHTISSVRRAALETLFTLLSKADQSCAIWINPILQDMLRHIFQSCILESNEEILELIQKVWMELLSQAPQQYVVAASCPWMGAWLCLMMQASHIPIDLNMLLEVKARSKDKAGSKGRQGTSQVKETVQEYIAGAETVTDDPVTRDYVVVRARLMAAKLLGALCGCICDPQLNAASQEIRPAESLGHLLLFHLNSKSALQRIAVALVLCEWAAVQKDCQVVSSMVQPRLLAILSEQLYYDEIAIPFTRMQNECKQLIALLADSHIDLQDRLNCSVFTIDQANELVTTIFTESTAGLNVTSKQWQALDSKRQQAQATVTETNTEWQQLHLRVHMFTACAVINLQVLPDKLNPLVRPLMETIKREENTLIQGYAASFIAKLLQQCAGRSPCPNPKIIKNLCASACVDSATTPSSACPVPPTQENAKGVGLEKDCMHHMVNKTRGIITLYRHQRAAFAITSKRGPAPKAPKTPTTELPPGSTISTDNDEVQRATKSKKPFLIQRRGAEFSLTTVARHFGADLTKSLPYLWENTVGPLRTVVTENQCIDRQAQLERGDTTAQELVNSLQVLEVMAGAMAAELKPLLLEHLPHLFTCLQHPYTAVRHMTARCVGVLSKIAMLETMNSFLECVLPWLADIGDCTKQEGAIEALACVMEQLDVDIVPYIVLLVVPVLGRMSDPSDSIRFMATQCFATLIRLLPLEAGIPDPPAMSADLIRQKARERHFLEQLLDGRKLENYKIPVPIKAELRKYQQDGVNWLSFLNKYKLHGILCDDMGLGKTLQSICILAGDHYLRAQEFAKTKAADCSPMPSLVVCPPTLTGHWVDEVGKFCAKEYLNPLHYTGPPTERMRLQHQVKKHNLIVASYDVVRNDIDFFRNIKFNYCILDEGHVIKNGKTKLSKAIKQLAANFRVILSGTPIQNNVLELWSLFDFLMPGFLGTERQFAARYGKPILASRDAKSSSREQEAGVLAMEALHRQVLPFLLRRMKEDVLQDLPPKIIQDYYCNLSPLQVQLYEDFAKSRAKASVEDSIFTASTEEEEKPKQKATGHVFQALQYLRKLCNHPSLVLTTQHPEYKHIIEQLAGQNSSLRDIQHAPKLSALKQLLLDCGLGGGGGSEGGTEAVVAQHRVLIFCQLKSMLDIVEHDLLKPKLPSVTYLRLDGSVQAGLRHSIVSRFNNDPSIDVLLLTTHVGGLGLNLTGADTVVFVEHDWNPMRDLQAMDRAHRIGQKRVVNVYRLITRGTLEEKIMGLQKFKISIANTVISQENASLQSMGTDQLLNLFTLDKGEKGEQSPSTSGKASMKSVLDNLGELWDQQQYDTEYNLDNFMHSLQ, from the exons ATGGCTGTATCAAG ACTAGATCGCTTGTTTATCCTGCTTGACACCGGAACAACACCAGTAACCAGGAAAGCAGCAGCCCAGCAGCTTGGAGAAGTGGTCAAACTCCACCCACATGAACTCAATAACCTCCTATCAAAG GTCTTGACCTACCTAAGGAGTCCCAACTGGGACACTCGTATCGCAGCTGGCCAAGCAGTAGAGGCCATTGTGAAGAATATTCCTGAGTGGGACCCAGCCCCCAAGCCTAAAGAAG AGTCTTGTGAAGACCTGTCTCCAGAGGACTCCTCTTGTGACCGGTTGACTTTCTACCACTTTGATATCTCCCGTCTACTCAAACACGGGGCCTCTCTGCTGGGATCTGCTGGCGCTGAGTTTGAGCTGCAGGATGAAAAAACTG GTGAGATGGACCCGAAGGAACGTCTCGTCCGCCAGAGAAAGCTTCTTCAGAAGAAGTTAGGTCTGGACATGGGTGCTGCAATCGGCATGGACACAGAGGAGCTGTTCAACGATGAGGACCTAGACTATACCTGCCAACCCAGTGGGCTTAGAGCCCATGGAAGCAAAGCCACAGCTGGATCCAGCTCCCGCAACCACGTG CCCCTTCAGGCTGCTGAGTTGATTGACTCAGAGTTCCGCCCAGGCATGAGCAGTCGTCAGAAGAATAAGGCTAAGAGGATGGCCAAGCTAGTGGCCAAACAAAGATCCAAAGACATGGATCCAAATGAAAAGAG TAACGACAGTTTTGAGGGTGAACCTGAAGAGAAACGAAGGAAAACCACCAATGTAGTTATTGACCAACCGGCAACAGAGCATAAAGTCTTAATCGACAACGTTCCAGATAACTCAAGTCTTTTAGAGGAG ACACACGAGTGGCCTCTGGAGAGCTTCTGTGAGGAGCTCTGCAATGACCTCTTTAATCCGTCATGGGAg GTTCGTCATGGTGCAGGCACAGGTCTTAGAGAAATCCTCAAGTCCCATGGTGCTGGGGGTGGAAAGCTGGTGGGAAGCACTGCAGAACAG ATGTTGCGGCAGCATCAGGAGTGGATAGAGGACCTGGTCATCCGGCTGCTCTGTGTCTTCGCTCTGGACCGCTTTGGAGATTTTGTATCCGATGAG GTGGTGGCTCCTGTCAGGGAGACGTGTGCCCAGACGCTCGGTGTGGCCCTTCGCCATATGAATGAGAGTGGTGTTTCCATGACAGTTGACGTCCTGCTGACGCTGCTAAAAGAAGACCAGTGGGAGGTCCGTCACGGAGGCCTGCTCGGGATCAAGTATGCCCTGGCTGTCCGACAG GACCTGATCTCTGTTTTACTGCCCCGGGTGCTCCCAGCCGTCACTGTAGGCCTACAGGACCTAGATGATGATGTCAGGGCCGTGGCAGCTTCAGCCCTCATCCCTGTAGTGGAAGGCTTGGTACAGCTACTGCCCAATAAG gtACCCTTCATCGTGAACACACTATGGGATTCTCTTTTGGACCTTGACGACCTCACTGCTTCCACCAACAGCATCATGACATTGCTGTCCTCGCTGCTCATCTACCCGCAGGTTCGACAGTGCAG CATGCAGCAGTCATTAACAGTCCTGGTCCCTCGGGTTTGGCCGTTCTTGAGGCACACTATATCATCAGTAAGACGGGCAGCATTGGAAACCCTTTTCACGCTGCTGTCTAAAGCTGACCAG AGCTGTGCAATTTGGATCAACCCCATCCTACAAGATATGCTCCGGCACATCTTCCAGTCCTGCATACTGGAGAGCAATGAGGAAATACTTGAACTGATCCAAAAG GTGTGGATGGAGCTGCTGTCGCAGGCCCCTCAGCAGTACGTGGTAGCAGCCAGCTGTCCATGGATGGGCGCCTGGCTTTGTCTCATGATGCAGGCCTCACACATTCCCATAGACCTGAACATGCTCCTGGAAGTGAAGGCCCGCTCCAAG GATAAGGCTGGTTCAAAGGGACGTCAGGGGACGAGTCAGGTGAAGGAAACGGTCCAGGAGTATATAGCAGGTGCAGAGACGGTGACGGATGACCCAGTGACGAGGGACTATGTTGTGGTTCGTGCTCGCCTCATGGCTGCCAA ATTGCTGGGAGCTCTGTGTGGGTGTATCTGTGACCCTCAGCTCAATGCTGCATCTCAGGAGATCCGACCAGCTGAGTCTTTAGGCCACCTGTTGCTTTTCCACCTCAACTCCAAGTCAGCCCTGCAGCGCATAGCTGTGGCTCTGGTGCTTTGTGAGTGGGCTGCAGTGCAGAAG GATTGTCAGGTGGTGTCATCCATGGTGCAGCCTCGTCTTTTGGCTATTCTGTCAGAGCAGTTGTACTATGATGAGATTGCCATCCCCTTCACACGCATGCAAAATGAGTGCAAGCAGCTCATTGCACTGCTAGCTGATTCCCACATAGACTTGCAAGACCGCCTCAATTGTAGCGTTTTCACTATTGATCAAGCCAATGAACTG GTAACCACCATCTTTACAGAGTCAACAGCGGGTCTGAATGTGACGTCCAAACAGTGGCAGGCACTGGACAGTAAACGACAGCAGGCTCAAGCAACAGTGACTGAGACCAACACAGAATGGCAGCAACTGCATCTGCGCGTCCACATGTTCACAGCCTGTGCAGTGATTAACCTGCAGGTGCTTCCTGACAAGCTCAACCCACTGGTCAGGCCTCTGATGGAGACCATCAAGCGGGAAGAGAACACCCTGATCCAGGGATATGCTGCTTCTTTTATAGCCAAGCTGTTGCAGCAGTGTGCTGGACGCTCGCCCTGCCCCAACCCCAAGATCATCAAAAACCTCTGTGCCTCGGCCTGCGTGGACTCTGCGACCACACCCTCATCTGCTTGTCCCGTACCCCCCACACAGGAAAATGCCAAAG GCGTTGGGTTGGAGAAAGACTGCATGCATCACATGGTCAACAAAACCAGAGGCATCATCACCCTGTACCGTCACCAAAGGGCAGCGTTTGCCATCACCAGTAAGAGGGGGCCAGCCCCTAAAGCCCCAAAGACCCCCACCACAGAGCTTCCTCCTGGCAGCACCATCAGCACTGATAATGATGAGGTACAGAGGGCTACTAAA AGCAAGAAGCCATTTCTTATTCAAAGACGAGGGGCAGAGTTCTCCCTAACAACGGTTGCCAGGCACTTCGGTGCAGACCTCACCAAGTCTCTGCCATACCTATGGGAGAACACAGTGGGCCCACTGAGGACAGTGGTGACTGAAAATCAATGCATTG ATAGGCAGGCCCAGCTGGAGAGGGGAGACACTACAGCTCAGGAACTGGTCAACTCTCTACAAGTGCTAGAAGTCATGGCTGGGGCCATGGCTGCTGAACTCAAACCTTTG cTACTGGAGCACCTTCCCCATCTGTTCACCTGCCTGCAGCACCCATACACAGCAGTGCGTCACATGACAGCACGCTGTGTGGGTGTGCTCAGTAAGATAGCAATGCTGGAGACCATGAACAGTTTCCTTGAGTGTGTACTCCCCTGGTTAGCTGATATTGGTGACTGCACCAAACAGGAGGGCGCCATCGAGGCTTTAGCCT GTGTCATGGAGCAGCTGGATGTAGACATTGTACCCTACATTGTGCTGCTTGTAGTACCAGTGCTGGGCCGTATGAGTGACCCCAGTGATAGCATTCGTTTCATGGCCACACAGTGCTTTGCTACACTCATCCGCCTGTTGCCCCTAGAG GCAGGTATACCGGACCCTCCAGCCATGTCCGCTGACCTGATCCGCCAAAAGGCCAGAGAACGCCACTTCCTGGAGCAACTACTGGATGGCAGAAAACTGGAGAACTACAAGATCCCTGTGCCCATTAAGGCTGAGCTCAGGAAGTaccagcag GATGGAGTGAATTGGCTGTCCTTCCTGAACAAATACAAGCTGCACGGGATCCTGTGTGATGACATGGGCCTCGGCAAGACGCTGCAGTCCATCTGCATTCTGGCAGGAGATCATTATCTCAG AGCACAGGAATTTGCTAAGACTAAGGCTGCAGACTGCAGCCCCATGCCCTCTCTGGTGGTGTGTCCTCCCACACTGACTGGCCACTGGGTGGATGAAGTGGGCAAGTTCTGCGCCAAAGAGTACCTCAACCCACTGCACTACACTGGGCCTCCTACAGAACGAATGCG GTTGCAACACCaagttaaaaaacacaatcttaTAGTAGCCTCTTACGATGTTGTACGGAATGACATCGACTTTTTTAG aaatataaaatttaattacTGTATCCTTGATGAGGGTCATGTCATCAAGAACGGGAAAACCAAACTTTCTAAAGCCATTAAGCAATTGGCTGCCAACTTCCGAGTCATCTTGTCAGGAACGCCCATTCAG AACAATGTCCTGGAGCTCTGGTCGTTGTTTGACTTCCTCATGCCAGGCTTCCTTGGAACAGAACGGCAGTTTGCTGCTCGCTACGGTAAACCAATCCTGGCTAGCCGTGACGCCAAAAGTTCCTCACGGGAACAGGAGGCAG GTGTCCTGGCGATGGAGGCCCTGCATCGACAGGTGCTTCCCTTCCTTCTGAGAAGGATGAAGGAGGATGTCCTGCAGGACCTTCCTCCTAAAATAATTCAGGACTATTACTGCAACCTGAGTCCTCTACAG GTTCAGTTATATGAAGACTTTGCAAAGTCTAGAGCCAAGGCCAGTGTGGAGGACAGCATCTTTACAGCCTCtacagaagaggaagaaaagccTAAACAGAAGGCCACGGGCCACGTCTTCCAG GCGCTGCAGTACCTGCGAAAGCTGTGTAACCACCCGAGCTTGGTCTTGACCACGCAGCATCCGGAGTACAAACACATTATTGAGCAGCTGgcaggtcaaaactccagcctGCGGGACATTCAGCACGCACCCAAACTCTCCGCTCTCAAACAG TTGCTGTTGGACTGTGGTcttggtggtggtggaggatcAGAGGGGGGCACTGAAGCAGTGGTGGCCCAGCACCGTGTGCTAATTTTCTGTCAGCTAAAGAGTATGCTGGATATTGTGGAGCATGACCTGCTGAAACCCAAACTGCCCTCTGTCACCTACCTGAGGCTAGACGGCAGTGTGCAGGCCGGCCTGCGCCACTCCATCGTTTCCAG GTTTAACAATGACCCATCCATTGACGTGCTGCTGCTAACCACTCATGTTGGAGGTCTGGGTCTGAACCTGACTGGTGCAGACACTGTGGTGTTTGTGGAACATGACTGGAACCCCATGAGGGATCTGCAGGCCATGGATCGTGCCCATAGGATAGGACAG AAACGGGTTGTGAACGTGTACAGGCTGATCACACGAGGCACACTGGAGGAGAAGATCATGGGTCTGCAGAAATTCAAGATTAGCATCGCCAACACTGTCATCAGCCAAGAGAACGCCAGCCTGCAGAGCATGGGCACAGACCAGCTCCTCAACCTCTTCACTCTAGACAAG GGTGAGAAGGGTGAGCAGTCGCCGTCAACCTCAGGGAAGGCCTCCATGAAGTCTGTGCTGGACAACCTGGGAGAGCTATGGGACCAGCAGCAGTACGACACGGAGTACAACCTGGACAACTTCATGCACTCTCTGCAGTAG
- the btaf1 gene encoding TATA-binding protein-associated factor 172 isoform X1, producing MAVSRLDRLFILLDTGTTPVTRKAAAQQLGEVVKLHPHELNNLLSKVLTYLRSPNWDTRIAAGQAVEAIVKNIPEWDPAPKPKEESCEDLSPEDSSCDRLTFYHFDISRLLKHGASLLGSAGAEFELQDEKTGEMDPKERLVRQRKLLQKKLGLDMGAAIGMDTEELFNDEDLDYTCQPSGLRAHGSKATAGSSSRNHVPLQAAELIDSEFRPGMSSRQKNKAKRMAKLVAKQRSKDMDPNEKSNDSFEGEPEEKRRKTTNVVIDQPATEHKVLIDNVPDNSSLLEETHEWPLESFCEELCNDLFNPSWEVRHGAGTGLREILKSHGAGGGKLVGSTAEQMLRQHQEWIEDLVIRLLCVFALDRFGDFVSDEVVAPVRETCAQTLGVALRHMNESGVSMTVDVLLTLLKEDQWEVRHGGLLGIKYALAVRQDLISVLLPRVLPAVTVGLQDLDDDVRAVAASALIPVVEGLVQLLPNKVPFIVNTLWDSLLDLDDLTASTNSIMTLLSSLLIYPQVRQCSMQQSLTVLVPRVWPFLRHTISSVRRAALETLFTLLSKADQSCAIWINPILQDMLRHIFQSCILESNEEILELIQKVWMELLSQAPQQYVVAASCPWMGAWLCLMMQASHIPIDLNMLLEVKARSKQDKAGSKGRQGTSQVKETVQEYIAGAETVTDDPVTRDYVVVRARLMAAKLLGALCGCICDPQLNAASQEIRPAESLGHLLLFHLNSKSALQRIAVALVLCEWAAVQKDCQVVSSMVQPRLLAILSEQLYYDEIAIPFTRMQNECKQLIALLADSHIDLQDRLNCSVFTIDQANELVTTIFTESTAGLNVTSKQWQALDSKRQQAQATVTETNTEWQQLHLRVHMFTACAVINLQVLPDKLNPLVRPLMETIKREENTLIQGYAASFIAKLLQQCAGRSPCPNPKIIKNLCASACVDSATTPSSACPVPPTQENAKGVGLEKDCMHHMVNKTRGIITLYRHQRAAFAITSKRGPAPKAPKTPTTELPPGSTISTDNDEVQRATKSKKPFLIQRRGAEFSLTTVARHFGADLTKSLPYLWENTVGPLRTVVTENQCIDRQAQLERGDTTAQELVNSLQVLEVMAGAMAAELKPLLLEHLPHLFTCLQHPYTAVRHMTARCVGVLSKIAMLETMNSFLECVLPWLADIGDCTKQEGAIEALACVMEQLDVDIVPYIVLLVVPVLGRMSDPSDSIRFMATQCFATLIRLLPLEAGIPDPPAMSADLIRQKARERHFLEQLLDGRKLENYKIPVPIKAELRKYQQDGVNWLSFLNKYKLHGILCDDMGLGKTLQSICILAGDHYLRAQEFAKTKAADCSPMPSLVVCPPTLTGHWVDEVGKFCAKEYLNPLHYTGPPTERMRLQHQVKKHNLIVASYDVVRNDIDFFRNIKFNYCILDEGHVIKNGKTKLSKAIKQLAANFRVILSGTPIQNNVLELWSLFDFLMPGFLGTERQFAARYGKPILASRDAKSSSREQEAGVLAMEALHRQVLPFLLRRMKEDVLQDLPPKIIQDYYCNLSPLQVQLYEDFAKSRAKASVEDSIFTASTEEEEKPKQKATGHVFQALQYLRKLCNHPSLVLTTQHPEYKHIIEQLAGQNSSLRDIQHAPKLSALKQLLLDCGLGGGGGSEGGTEAVVAQHRVLIFCQLKSMLDIVEHDLLKPKLPSVTYLRLDGSVQAGLRHSIVSRFNNDPSIDVLLLTTHVGGLGLNLTGADTVVFVEHDWNPMRDLQAMDRAHRIGQKRVVNVYRLITRGTLEEKIMGLQKFKISIANTVISQENASLQSMGTDQLLNLFTLDKGEKGEQSPSTSGKASMKSVLDNLGELWDQQQYDTEYNLDNFMHSLQ from the exons ATGGCTGTATCAAG ACTAGATCGCTTGTTTATCCTGCTTGACACCGGAACAACACCAGTAACCAGGAAAGCAGCAGCCCAGCAGCTTGGAGAAGTGGTCAAACTCCACCCACATGAACTCAATAACCTCCTATCAAAG GTCTTGACCTACCTAAGGAGTCCCAACTGGGACACTCGTATCGCAGCTGGCCAAGCAGTAGAGGCCATTGTGAAGAATATTCCTGAGTGGGACCCAGCCCCCAAGCCTAAAGAAG AGTCTTGTGAAGACCTGTCTCCAGAGGACTCCTCTTGTGACCGGTTGACTTTCTACCACTTTGATATCTCCCGTCTACTCAAACACGGGGCCTCTCTGCTGGGATCTGCTGGCGCTGAGTTTGAGCTGCAGGATGAAAAAACTG GTGAGATGGACCCGAAGGAACGTCTCGTCCGCCAGAGAAAGCTTCTTCAGAAGAAGTTAGGTCTGGACATGGGTGCTGCAATCGGCATGGACACAGAGGAGCTGTTCAACGATGAGGACCTAGACTATACCTGCCAACCCAGTGGGCTTAGAGCCCATGGAAGCAAAGCCACAGCTGGATCCAGCTCCCGCAACCACGTG CCCCTTCAGGCTGCTGAGTTGATTGACTCAGAGTTCCGCCCAGGCATGAGCAGTCGTCAGAAGAATAAGGCTAAGAGGATGGCCAAGCTAGTGGCCAAACAAAGATCCAAAGACATGGATCCAAATGAAAAGAG TAACGACAGTTTTGAGGGTGAACCTGAAGAGAAACGAAGGAAAACCACCAATGTAGTTATTGACCAACCGGCAACAGAGCATAAAGTCTTAATCGACAACGTTCCAGATAACTCAAGTCTTTTAGAGGAG ACACACGAGTGGCCTCTGGAGAGCTTCTGTGAGGAGCTCTGCAATGACCTCTTTAATCCGTCATGGGAg GTTCGTCATGGTGCAGGCACAGGTCTTAGAGAAATCCTCAAGTCCCATGGTGCTGGGGGTGGAAAGCTGGTGGGAAGCACTGCAGAACAG ATGTTGCGGCAGCATCAGGAGTGGATAGAGGACCTGGTCATCCGGCTGCTCTGTGTCTTCGCTCTGGACCGCTTTGGAGATTTTGTATCCGATGAG GTGGTGGCTCCTGTCAGGGAGACGTGTGCCCAGACGCTCGGTGTGGCCCTTCGCCATATGAATGAGAGTGGTGTTTCCATGACAGTTGACGTCCTGCTGACGCTGCTAAAAGAAGACCAGTGGGAGGTCCGTCACGGAGGCCTGCTCGGGATCAAGTATGCCCTGGCTGTCCGACAG GACCTGATCTCTGTTTTACTGCCCCGGGTGCTCCCAGCCGTCACTGTAGGCCTACAGGACCTAGATGATGATGTCAGGGCCGTGGCAGCTTCAGCCCTCATCCCTGTAGTGGAAGGCTTGGTACAGCTACTGCCCAATAAG gtACCCTTCATCGTGAACACACTATGGGATTCTCTTTTGGACCTTGACGACCTCACTGCTTCCACCAACAGCATCATGACATTGCTGTCCTCGCTGCTCATCTACCCGCAGGTTCGACAGTGCAG CATGCAGCAGTCATTAACAGTCCTGGTCCCTCGGGTTTGGCCGTTCTTGAGGCACACTATATCATCAGTAAGACGGGCAGCATTGGAAACCCTTTTCACGCTGCTGTCTAAAGCTGACCAG AGCTGTGCAATTTGGATCAACCCCATCCTACAAGATATGCTCCGGCACATCTTCCAGTCCTGCATACTGGAGAGCAATGAGGAAATACTTGAACTGATCCAAAAG GTGTGGATGGAGCTGCTGTCGCAGGCCCCTCAGCAGTACGTGGTAGCAGCCAGCTGTCCATGGATGGGCGCCTGGCTTTGTCTCATGATGCAGGCCTCACACATTCCCATAGACCTGAACATGCTCCTGGAAGTGAAGGCCCGCTCCAAG CAGGATAAGGCTGGTTCAAAGGGACGTCAGGGGACGAGTCAGGTGAAGGAAACGGTCCAGGAGTATATAGCAGGTGCAGAGACGGTGACGGATGACCCAGTGACGAGGGACTATGTTGTGGTTCGTGCTCGCCTCATGGCTGCCAA ATTGCTGGGAGCTCTGTGTGGGTGTATCTGTGACCCTCAGCTCAATGCTGCATCTCAGGAGATCCGACCAGCTGAGTCTTTAGGCCACCTGTTGCTTTTCCACCTCAACTCCAAGTCAGCCCTGCAGCGCATAGCTGTGGCTCTGGTGCTTTGTGAGTGGGCTGCAGTGCAGAAG GATTGTCAGGTGGTGTCATCCATGGTGCAGCCTCGTCTTTTGGCTATTCTGTCAGAGCAGTTGTACTATGATGAGATTGCCATCCCCTTCACACGCATGCAAAATGAGTGCAAGCAGCTCATTGCACTGCTAGCTGATTCCCACATAGACTTGCAAGACCGCCTCAATTGTAGCGTTTTCACTATTGATCAAGCCAATGAACTG GTAACCACCATCTTTACAGAGTCAACAGCGGGTCTGAATGTGACGTCCAAACAGTGGCAGGCACTGGACAGTAAACGACAGCAGGCTCAAGCAACAGTGACTGAGACCAACACAGAATGGCAGCAACTGCATCTGCGCGTCCACATGTTCACAGCCTGTGCAGTGATTAACCTGCAGGTGCTTCCTGACAAGCTCAACCCACTGGTCAGGCCTCTGATGGAGACCATCAAGCGGGAAGAGAACACCCTGATCCAGGGATATGCTGCTTCTTTTATAGCCAAGCTGTTGCAGCAGTGTGCTGGACGCTCGCCCTGCCCCAACCCCAAGATCATCAAAAACCTCTGTGCCTCGGCCTGCGTGGACTCTGCGACCACACCCTCATCTGCTTGTCCCGTACCCCCCACACAGGAAAATGCCAAAG GCGTTGGGTTGGAGAAAGACTGCATGCATCACATGGTCAACAAAACCAGAGGCATCATCACCCTGTACCGTCACCAAAGGGCAGCGTTTGCCATCACCAGTAAGAGGGGGCCAGCCCCTAAAGCCCCAAAGACCCCCACCACAGAGCTTCCTCCTGGCAGCACCATCAGCACTGATAATGATGAGGTACAGAGGGCTACTAAA AGCAAGAAGCCATTTCTTATTCAAAGACGAGGGGCAGAGTTCTCCCTAACAACGGTTGCCAGGCACTTCGGTGCAGACCTCACCAAGTCTCTGCCATACCTATGGGAGAACACAGTGGGCCCACTGAGGACAGTGGTGACTGAAAATCAATGCATTG ATAGGCAGGCCCAGCTGGAGAGGGGAGACACTACAGCTCAGGAACTGGTCAACTCTCTACAAGTGCTAGAAGTCATGGCTGGGGCCATGGCTGCTGAACTCAAACCTTTG cTACTGGAGCACCTTCCCCATCTGTTCACCTGCCTGCAGCACCCATACACAGCAGTGCGTCACATGACAGCACGCTGTGTGGGTGTGCTCAGTAAGATAGCAATGCTGGAGACCATGAACAGTTTCCTTGAGTGTGTACTCCCCTGGTTAGCTGATATTGGTGACTGCACCAAACAGGAGGGCGCCATCGAGGCTTTAGCCT GTGTCATGGAGCAGCTGGATGTAGACATTGTACCCTACATTGTGCTGCTTGTAGTACCAGTGCTGGGCCGTATGAGTGACCCCAGTGATAGCATTCGTTTCATGGCCACACAGTGCTTTGCTACACTCATCCGCCTGTTGCCCCTAGAG GCAGGTATACCGGACCCTCCAGCCATGTCCGCTGACCTGATCCGCCAAAAGGCCAGAGAACGCCACTTCCTGGAGCAACTACTGGATGGCAGAAAACTGGAGAACTACAAGATCCCTGTGCCCATTAAGGCTGAGCTCAGGAAGTaccagcag GATGGAGTGAATTGGCTGTCCTTCCTGAACAAATACAAGCTGCACGGGATCCTGTGTGATGACATGGGCCTCGGCAAGACGCTGCAGTCCATCTGCATTCTGGCAGGAGATCATTATCTCAG AGCACAGGAATTTGCTAAGACTAAGGCTGCAGACTGCAGCCCCATGCCCTCTCTGGTGGTGTGTCCTCCCACACTGACTGGCCACTGGGTGGATGAAGTGGGCAAGTTCTGCGCCAAAGAGTACCTCAACCCACTGCACTACACTGGGCCTCCTACAGAACGAATGCG GTTGCAACACCaagttaaaaaacacaatcttaTAGTAGCCTCTTACGATGTTGTACGGAATGACATCGACTTTTTTAG aaatataaaatttaattacTGTATCCTTGATGAGGGTCATGTCATCAAGAACGGGAAAACCAAACTTTCTAAAGCCATTAAGCAATTGGCTGCCAACTTCCGAGTCATCTTGTCAGGAACGCCCATTCAG AACAATGTCCTGGAGCTCTGGTCGTTGTTTGACTTCCTCATGCCAGGCTTCCTTGGAACAGAACGGCAGTTTGCTGCTCGCTACGGTAAACCAATCCTGGCTAGCCGTGACGCCAAAAGTTCCTCACGGGAACAGGAGGCAG GTGTCCTGGCGATGGAGGCCCTGCATCGACAGGTGCTTCCCTTCCTTCTGAGAAGGATGAAGGAGGATGTCCTGCAGGACCTTCCTCCTAAAATAATTCAGGACTATTACTGCAACCTGAGTCCTCTACAG GTTCAGTTATATGAAGACTTTGCAAAGTCTAGAGCCAAGGCCAGTGTGGAGGACAGCATCTTTACAGCCTCtacagaagaggaagaaaagccTAAACAGAAGGCCACGGGCCACGTCTTCCAG GCGCTGCAGTACCTGCGAAAGCTGTGTAACCACCCGAGCTTGGTCTTGACCACGCAGCATCCGGAGTACAAACACATTATTGAGCAGCTGgcaggtcaaaactccagcctGCGGGACATTCAGCACGCACCCAAACTCTCCGCTCTCAAACAG TTGCTGTTGGACTGTGGTcttggtggtggtggaggatcAGAGGGGGGCACTGAAGCAGTGGTGGCCCAGCACCGTGTGCTAATTTTCTGTCAGCTAAAGAGTATGCTGGATATTGTGGAGCATGACCTGCTGAAACCCAAACTGCCCTCTGTCACCTACCTGAGGCTAGACGGCAGTGTGCAGGCCGGCCTGCGCCACTCCATCGTTTCCAG GTTTAACAATGACCCATCCATTGACGTGCTGCTGCTAACCACTCATGTTGGAGGTCTGGGTCTGAACCTGACTGGTGCAGACACTGTGGTGTTTGTGGAACATGACTGGAACCCCATGAGGGATCTGCAGGCCATGGATCGTGCCCATAGGATAGGACAG AAACGGGTTGTGAACGTGTACAGGCTGATCACACGAGGCACACTGGAGGAGAAGATCATGGGTCTGCAGAAATTCAAGATTAGCATCGCCAACACTGTCATCAGCCAAGAGAACGCCAGCCTGCAGAGCATGGGCACAGACCAGCTCCTCAACCTCTTCACTCTAGACAAG GGTGAGAAGGGTGAGCAGTCGCCGTCAACCTCAGGGAAGGCCTCCATGAAGTCTGTGCTGGACAACCTGGGAGAGCTATGGGACCAGCAGCAGTACGACACGGAGTACAACCTGGACAACTTCATGCACTCTCTGCAGTAG